The nucleotide sequence CGCTTGAGGATAAATTCCTGACGGTACAGTGGCAGGGCGTCGCAGTATTTGCTGGTGATAATCCAGGCCAGCAAGCCGGGGGTGGCAATACTCTTGGGAATAGGCAGCTTCGGCATCGGCGCTGTCTTAACGCCAGACTCGCACTCGCAGCGATACTTTAACCGCTGAAATTCAATGACTTTAACCTGGGCCGGAACAATATCCAGTTTGCAGCTGCTTTCGTGACCAAACGCCTGAAGCTCTTTGCCGCAGCAGTCGCATTGTTTTTCTTCTTCGGAGACATCCAGTGTTACAACATCACGGGGCAGGTCTTCAGATAATGTTTTTCTGACAGGCTTTTTCCGCTGGTGAGCTTCAATGGTCTGGGTTTCAGGCTCTTGCTCTTCTTCAGTGGCCTCTTCAGCCAGTTCTTCCGCTTCATTAAAGAGCTGTCCCTGATCTTCAAAACGCTCACTGGAAGAGCCAAATTTCTTATGCTGATATAACCGGAACTGTTCTTCATACCACGCCAGTTTCGTCTTCAGCTGGATAATTTCCAACTGAAGCGATTCAAAGGTCGGGCTGTCTGGCGTAGTGATCGTATTCATGCCGTTTATTATCCGACAAGCGCCCTGTAGTTTGCATTGAAGCAGGTCATGGTAATTTAAGCGGCAGGCTGGTAGTGCAGAGGTTGATGGGCTTTTTTCTGCTCTACCGGCAACCCGTCCAGAAGCCAGTTTAATTCACGGCGGGTTAATGCGATGGCCTGATCCGGAGCACCCTGACGAGGCCAGTTAAAACAGCCCTTTTCCAGGCGGCGATAGTAGAGCCAGAAGCCGTTGGTTTGCCAGTGCAGAATCTTGAGCTTATTGCGCCCCCGGTTGCAGAAGACAAACAGGCTTTCGGAAAATGGATCCAGTTCCAGCACTTCACTGACGATGAGGGACAGGCCGTCAATGGACTTGCGCATATCCGTCACGCCGGGTACCAGGTAAACGCTGAGAGATGAGGATGCACCAATCATGCGACCTCCAGAAGGTTGAGAACCTGCTTTAAAGCACCCGGGTCAAACCCGGCGGCCAGCTCAACCCGGAAGCCCCCGGGGCTGATAAGGGAGATACCTGTTTCGGTTGTTTCTGCGGGTGTCTGTTTTTTGCTGACTGGTTCTTCTGCAATAGAAACAGGAATCAGGGGTTGTGAATCCTGAACTGGCTCAATGACAGCCTGGTTGAAGTGACGTCGCTTGTGATAGCCGAACGTTTTGACCGAAAGCTGATGCTTCCGGGCGTATTCCGTCTGGGACAGGCCGCTTTTATTCCAGGCGTGGATGTGGTTTTTCCAGAAATCGTTGGTGCGATAGGTTGTCATGACTGCTTCCTACAGTTTGGAAGCATTAGTGTTCAGGATTTTAAAGCAGTCTGGTAGATGGAGTTAGCCTGACGCTTACGTGATTATGATCCAGTCCAAGAAAGACAGTCGAAACAGTTATTTCATCATTAATTTTCGTGACTTTTACTGTTCGGTCATGCGTCCCAAGCCATTCAGCCCACTGAACTACGGCCTCAGTGTCGTCTTCTTTGATCATTACGGGTTCTTTGTTGACCAGTATGTATTTCATCTTTATTCCTTAGTTTTGTGCCTTGCACATAAATCGGGTAGCCGGAGGTCTCTAACCTCCAGCCCCCACATCACACCGGCGTGCGGGTCCGCACCGGGCGATTCACCGAGGGTGGTGAAACCTGATCCACAAGTCTTTCAGGGAAACAAGCCCGAGTTTACTGAGAAAACTGTCGTTTAATGCTAACTGTGCCGCATAGGTTTTGCTTAGCCGGTAATACCCTTTGCTACTGGCTGCAATCGAGGCGGCCTTGATGTGATCAACACCTAACCTGATCAAATTTCTGTAACGGGTTTTCGGCTTTCGCCATTGTTTGATAAAACAACAGCGAATCCGCCGACGTATCCATTGATCCAGTCGCGGTATAGGACTGTAATATTCGGTTATCCTGAAATAACCCATCCAGCCCCGGATATATTCGGCCAGCTTCTTCAAGCGATATTCCATCGATACTCCCCAGCTTCGGCTGGTGAGTTTCAGGATTTTTCGCCTGAAGCGGTTCAGACTCTTCTCCGACCAGCGGATTCGCTTCCCTGTGAAGGTAAAACTCAGGAACTCAGCTTCGGTAGCTTTCACCACCTTGCTCTTTGTCGGGTTTATCCTCAGTTTCAGCTTGCGCTCAAGGTAACGTGTGATGCTTTCCATCACTCGCTCCCCGGCTCGCTGGCTGCCAACGAGGATCACAAAGTCATCGCAGTAGCGTGCGAAGCAATGCCCCCGGTACTCCAGTTCCTTGTCCAGGTCATCGAGAAGGACATTCGACAGCAGCGGTGAAAGTGGACCGCCTTGTGGCATACCTACCCGGGTTGGGTAGCATTGCCCATCAACCATGACGCCAGCACGAAGGTAGCGGCCAATCAGCTTCAACAGACGCTTGTCGTGAATCTTTCGAGAGACTCTCGACATAAGAACATCATGGCTGACCGTATCAAAGAATTTACTCAGATCAACATCAACCGCCTGATGCAGCCCCTGCTTAATGTATCGATTAACCTGTTGTACAGCGTCTTGTGCAGACCTTCCCGGTCTGTAACCGAAGCTGCTGGGAGAGAAGTCAGGATCAAAGATGGGTGATAATACCTGCACAATGGCCTGTTGTATCACTCGATCCATGACTGTCGGGATGCCCAGCAACCGTTCTCCACCATCGGGCTTTTCTATAACAGCCCGAAGGACGGGAGATGGTCTGTAAGTCCCATTGAGTAAGGCTTGGCGCGCTGAAGGCCAGTGCTGACGGGCAAAGTCAGGATAGGCTTTAATGGTGATCCCATCTATTCCGGGAGCCCCTTTGTTACTTCTGACTTGTTTCCATGCTTTCAGCAAATTGGCAGGTTCCAGTGCGCAACTCAGTAGATCGTGGTTCAAAGCTGGTTAAAGATTCTTTCGCCAACTCCAGTGAGTCGCCGGACGGCTGCACTGTGTTGAGGGAATCAGTCTCCTCTTTTCGTCGGTGTTCAGTCCTTCGTTGACGACTTCCAATCGGATTAACGACTTCTGTCGAACAACTACTATGACGTCTGCTGACTTCTGTTCAATCACCACACAGAATTACTTCTGCAGGCGCTATTGGTGGTCATCGGGTTTGCTCGAACAGGGTGATGAACCCTGTCCGCCGAGCCTGTTGTAACCAGTGGCTGAGAACTGGGATTGACCAATCGCATGTTGAACAGACCTCCCCGGATAAGAGCATGAACTTTCAGTACACAACCGCCGCATTTACCGTATCTCTCAAACCAGAGGGCTTTGTGATCCTTGGCTCACTCGCCCACGAGACTCGGCCTTGTATACGATTTCTGTCCGTCGGCTCGCACTTTTGCAGTCAGACTGCCTCCGCACAACCCCTCGTGAGATTGCACTTGCCTTAAGCTAGGAGCCTGTCGGACTTAGAGCAAAAATCTGGCATAATTGCCAATAATCACTTTTCAAGCAAGCAACCTCTGACAAATGAAGAGATGGACTTTCAGACCCGTTGACCGCAGTATTCCAGACATGTTTCCCGCCAGTGTCGATGATTATTTGCCGGAACGTCATCTCGCCCGTTTTGTTGTAGAGGTCGTCGAGCAGCTCGATCTTGATCCGTTCATCAAGTCCTACAGCGGTAGAGGTTCCAAAGCCTGGCATCCATCGCTCATGCTCTCGCTGTTATTTTATGGCTATGCGACAGGTGTCTTTTCCAGCCGAAAGCTGGAGAAGGCTACTCACGACTCTATTGCTTTCCGCTATATCTGTGCCAATGAACACCCAGATCATGACAGTATTAATGCTTTCCGGAAGCGGTTTCGCAAGGAAATCAGCAACCTGTTTACCCAGATTCTAATGATCGCTAAAGAAGCCCAGTGGTTAAAAATGGGAACCATCAGTCTGGATGGCACCAAAATGAAAGCGAATGCCAGCAAACACAAAGCCCTCAGCTACGAGTATGCCTGCAAGCTGGAAAAACAGCTCAAGTCTGAGGTGGATGAGCTCCTGAAAATGGCAGAGAAAGCCGATGCAGAAGAGCAGCCTGAAGAGCTTTCTATTCCAGAGGAGCTCAAGCGTAGGGAAGATCGCCTTGCTGTTATTGCCGAAGCAAAAGCAGAAATAGAGCGTCGCGCTGAGGAGCGATACCAATACGAGCTGGAAGAATATGAGGAAAAAGTGGCTCGCAGGGAAGCGATCAGGGAGTCTGGAAAAAAGCCGAGGGGTAG is from Endozoicomonas gorgoniicola and encodes:
- the tnpB gene encoding IS66 family insertion sequence element accessory protein TnpB (TnpB, as the term is used for proteins encoded by IS66 family insertion elements, is considered an accessory protein, since TnpC, encoded by a neighboring gene, is a DDE family transposase.) — encoded protein: MIGASSSLSVYLVPGVTDMRKSIDGLSLIVSEVLELDPFSESLFVFCNRGRNKLKILHWQTNGFWLYYRRLEKGCFNWPRQGAPDQAIALTRRELNWLLDGLPVEQKKAHQPLHYQPAA
- the tnpA gene encoding IS66 family insertion sequence element accessory protein TnpA, which codes for MTTYRTNDFWKNHIHAWNKSGLSQTEYARKHQLSVKTFGYHKRRHFNQAVIEPVQDSQPLIPVSIAEEPVSKKQTPAETTETGISLISPGGFRVELAAGFDPGALKQVLNLLEVA
- the ltrA gene encoding group II intron reverse transcriptase/maturase; translation: MNHDLLSCALEPANLLKAWKQVRSNKGAPGIDGITIKAYPDFARQHWPSARQALLNGTYRPSPVLRAVIEKPDGGERLLGIPTVMDRVIQQAIVQVLSPIFDPDFSPSSFGYRPGRSAQDAVQQVNRYIKQGLHQAVDVDLSKFFDTVSHDVLMSRVSRKIHDKRLLKLIGRYLRAGVMVDGQCYPTRVGMPQGGPLSPLLSNVLLDDLDKELEYRGHCFARYCDDFVILVGSQRAGERVMESITRYLERKLKLRINPTKSKVVKATEAEFLSFTFTGKRIRWSEKSLNRFRRKILKLTSRSWGVSMEYRLKKLAEYIRGWMGYFRITEYYSPIPRLDQWIRRRIRCCFIKQWRKPKTRYRNLIRLGVDHIKAASIAASSKGYYRLSKTYAAQLALNDSFLSKLGLVSLKDLWIRFHHPR